One window of Trifolium pratense cultivar HEN17-A07 linkage group LG5, ARS_RC_1.1, whole genome shotgun sequence genomic DNA carries:
- the LOC123884262 gene encoding sucrose nonfermenting 4-like protein translates to MDPVRDVGSVVGTVLIPMRFVWPYGGRSVFLSGSFTRWSELLPMSPVEGCPAVFQVIYRLPPGYHQYKFFVDGEWRHDEHQPYVHGQYGIVNTVLLATDPNYIPLITSDIASGNNMDVDNETFRRVVRVADDALSEVLPRISDTDVQISRQRISAFLSKHTAYELLPESGKVVALDVDLPVKQAFHILHEQGIYMAPLWDMCKGQFVGVLSALDFVLILRELGNRGSNLTEEELETHTISAWKEVKSYLNKQNNGHGTAFSRHLIHAGPYDNLKDISMKILHKEVSTVPIIHSTSEDGSFPQLLHLASLSGILKCICRYFRNCSSSLPILQLPICAIPVGTWVPKIGESNRRPLAVLRPSSSLASALNLLVQAQASSIPIVDDNDSLLDIYCRSDIMALAKDKAYTHINLDEMTVQQALQLGQDAYELRSQRCQMCLRSDSLHKVIERLANPGVRRIVIVEAGSKRLEGIVSLSDIFKFFLS, encoded by the exons ATGGATCCTGTAAGGGATGTTGGTAGTGTTGTAGGGACAGTGTTGATTCCCATGCGGTTTGTGTGGCCATATGGTGGGAGAAGTGTTTTTCTCAGTGGTTCTTTCACAAG GTGGTCTGAGCTTTTGCCAATGTCTCCAGTGGAAGGTTGCCCAGCCGTATTTCAAGTTATTTATAGATTGCCCCCGGGTTACCATCAG TACAAGTTTTTTGTTGATGGAGAATGGCGACATGATGAGCATCAACCTTACGTACATGGACAATATGGGATTGTCAACACTGTCTTATTGGCAACTGATCCTAACTACATACCTCTTATAACTTCAGACATTGCTTCCGGAAATAACATGGATGTGGATAATGAGACTTTTCGCCGCGTG GTCCGGGTGGCGGACGATGCATTGAGTGAGGTGCTTCCAAGAATATCAGATACTGATGTACAGATTTCTCGTCAGCGTATTTCTGCATTTCTGTCTAAGCACACAGCTTATGAATTACTTCCTGAGTCAGGCAAG GTTGTTGCGTTGGATGTTGATTTACCAGTGAAACAAGCATTTCATATACTGCATGAGCAG GGAATATACATGGCTCCTCTCTGGGACATGTGCAAGGGGCAATTTGTTGGTGTTCTTAGTGCTTTGGATTTTGTCTTAATTTTAAGGGAG TTGGGGAATCGTGGGTCTAATCTGACAGAAGAGGAGCTTGAAACACATACCATATCGGCTTGGAAAGAAGTAAAGTCATATCTAAACAAACAGAACAATGGACATGGAACTGCATTTTCTAGACATCTTATCCAT GCAGGACCATATGATAATCTTAAAGATATTTCCATGAAGATCTTACACAAGGAGGTCTCAACAGTCCCTATTATCCATTCAACTTCTGAAGATGGTTCATTTCCACAGTTACTACATCTTGCTTCACTTTCAGGAATACTCAAAT GCATTTGTAGGTATTTTAGGAATTGCTCTAGTTCATTGCCTATACTACAACTTCCAATCTGTGCAATACCTGTGGGCACATGGGTGCCCAAAATCGGGGAATCAAATCGACGGCCTCTAGCAGTATTGCGACCGAGCTCTTCTCTTGCTTCAGCCCTAAATTTATTAGTTCAAG CTCAAGCAAGTTCAATACCAATTGTTGATGATAATGACTCATTACTGGATATATATTGTCGAAG TGATATAATGGCTTTGGCAAAGGACAAGGCATATACACATATCAATCTTGATGAAATGACTGTTCAACAG GCTTTGCAGTTGGGCCAGGACGCATACGAGCTTAGAAGTCAACGATGTCAGATGTGTTTGCGTTCTGATTCACTGCATAAAGTGATTGAGCGTTTGGCAAATCCAG GTGTGAGGCGGATTGTTATCGTGGAAGCAGGCAGCAAGCGTTTAGAAGGCATTGTCTCATTGAGTGACATATTCAAGTTCTTTCTCAGTTAG